The proteins below come from a single Kitasatospora sp. NBC_00315 genomic window:
- a CDS encoding chorismate mutase — translation MTDHATTPDAGTPGEIDDAVRAELTGLRQSIDNIDAAVVHMLAERFKATQRVGRLKAEHKLPAADPARERDQIERLRELAAGAHLDPVFAEKFLNFIIAEVIRHHEAIARA, via the coding sequence ATGACGGACCACGCCACGACCCCCGACGCCGGCACGCCCGGGGAGATCGACGATGCCGTCCGGGCGGAGCTGACCGGCCTGCGGCAGAGCATCGACAACATCGACGCCGCCGTCGTCCACATGCTGGCCGAGCGTTTCAAGGCCACCCAGCGGGTCGGCCGACTCAAGGCCGAGCACAAGCTCCCGGCGGCGGATCCGGCCAGGGAGCGCGACCAGATCGAGCGGCTGCGCGAGCTGGCGGCGGGCGCCCACCTGGATCCGGTGTTCGCCGAGAAGTTCCTGAACTTCATCATCGCGGAGGTCATCCGCCACCACGAGGCCATCGCCCGGGCCTGA
- a CDS encoding type II toxin-antitoxin system VapC family toxin, whose protein sequence is MAERRRSPRRRPAGVLDTCVYIDLALLDPAELPAVPELTAITFAELQQGVAMARDPLSRAARLEVLGAAMADFDPLPFDGAASARYGTLVALTIAAGRQPRPRRIDLMIAAVASANGLPLYTRNIADFRGLGAAVEVIAV, encoded by the coding sequence GTGGCTGAACGCCGACGGAGCCCCCGGCGCCGACCGGCCGGGGTGCTGGACACCTGTGTCTACATCGACCTGGCGTTGCTCGACCCGGCCGAGCTGCCGGCCGTCCCGGAGCTGACCGCGATCACCTTCGCCGAACTCCAGCAGGGTGTCGCGATGGCCCGGGACCCGCTGAGCCGGGCCGCCCGGCTCGAAGTGCTCGGCGCGGCGATGGCCGACTTCGACCCGCTGCCCTTCGACGGCGCGGCGTCCGCCCGCTACGGGACGCTGGTGGCGCTGACGATCGCGGCGGGGCGCCAGCCGCGCCCGCGCCGGATCGACCTGATGATCGCGGCCGTCGCCTCCGCGAACGGCCTGCCGCTGTACACCCGCAACATCGCGGACTTCCGGGGCCTGGGCGCCGCCGTCGAGGTCATCGCGGTGTAG
- a CDS encoding type II toxin-antitoxin system Phd/YefM family antitoxin, which yields MKTITQREFRNNSAAVMDAVEAGETFHITRNGVEVAELRPVSGRRRLSAEELVARHSRLPKVDYQQMRKESEEYFGAEDLLGEDDDPFTRRRG from the coding sequence ATGAAGACGATTACCCAGCGGGAGTTCCGCAACAACTCCGCCGCGGTGATGGACGCGGTGGAGGCGGGTGAGACGTTCCACATCACCCGCAACGGCGTCGAGGTCGCCGAACTGCGTCCGGTCTCCGGCCGTCGGCGCCTGAGCGCGGAGGAGCTGGTGGCCCGGCACAGCAGGCTGCCGAAGGTCGATTACCAGCAGATGCGCAAGGAGAGCGAGGAGTACTTCGGCGCCGAGGACCTCCTCGGCGAGGACGACGACCCGTTCACCCGCCGCCGTGGCTGA
- a CDS encoding lytic polysaccharide monooxygenase — protein sequence MPTRRIPATPLVLAAALAGCALSVTLGAGTATAHGSMQNPLSRVEGCYLEGPEHPVSAACRAAVATGGTAALYDWMSLRIGDAAGRHREIIPDGKLCSAGTDMFRGLDLPRADWPATNLTAGADFTFRFRATAPHKGTFQLFLTNRGHDPAKPLAWADLDAQPFLSVTDPQLVDGSYLLPGRIPAGRTGRQLVYAIWQRSDSPEAFYSCSDVVFDGSGATPGSAAVPAATGAGHSHPPATTATIASGLPATATVPAAPATGTGPAAAADAPAAAGGGPAAAAAPAVAVPSTTAAAATSTGPSATAGPAARTGNLAQTGSARSLGLLASVGASFLLAGATMAVLRRGRRTRGAHAR from the coding sequence ATGCCCACCCGCCGCATCCCCGCCACCCCGCTCGTCCTCGCCGCCGCCCTGGCCGGCTGCGCCCTGTCCGTCACCCTCGGAGCCGGCACCGCGACCGCCCACGGTTCGATGCAGAACCCGCTCAGCCGGGTCGAGGGCTGCTATCTGGAGGGCCCGGAGCATCCCGTCTCGGCCGCCTGCCGGGCCGCCGTGGCCACCGGCGGCACCGCCGCGCTGTACGACTGGATGAGCCTGCGGATCGGCGACGCGGCCGGCCGGCACCGCGAGATCATCCCGGACGGGAAGCTGTGCAGCGCCGGCACCGACATGTTCCGGGGCCTGGACCTGCCGCGCGCCGACTGGCCCGCGACCAACCTCACCGCGGGCGCCGACTTCACCTTCCGGTTCCGCGCGACCGCCCCGCACAAGGGCACCTTCCAGCTCTTCCTCACCAATCGCGGCCACGACCCGGCCAAGCCGCTGGCCTGGGCCGACCTCGACGCGCAGCCGTTCCTCTCGGTCACCGACCCCCAGCTCGTCGACGGCTCCTACCTGCTGCCCGGCAGGATCCCGGCGGGGCGGACCGGCCGTCAGCTGGTCTACGCGATCTGGCAGCGCTCGGACAGCCCGGAGGCCTTCTACTCCTGCTCGGACGTGGTCTTCGACGGGAGCGGCGCCACCCCCGGGAGCGCAGCCGTCCCGGCGGCGACCGGCGCCGGACACTCCCACCCGCCCGCCACCACCGCCACCATCGCCTCCGGCCTCCCGGCCACCGCCACCGTCCCCGCGGCACCGGCCACCGGTACCGGCCCTGCCGCCGCCGCGGATGCGCCGGCGGCAGCGGGCGGCGGCCCGGCCGCCGCGGCGGCGCCCGCCGTCGCCGTCCCCTCCACCACCGCCGCCGCAGCCACCTCCACCGGCCCCTCCGCCACCGCAGGCCCGGCCGCCCGCACCGGGAACCTCGCCCAGACCGGCTCCGCCCGCTCGCTGGGCCTGCTCGCCTCGGTCGGGGCGTCCTTCCTGCTGGCCGGCGCCACCATGGCCGTCCTGCGCCGGGGCCGGCGCACCCGCGGCGCGCACGCCCGCTGA
- a CDS encoding YidC/Oxa1 family membrane protein insertase, whose protein sequence is MSVFAVLDPAVRLAHDLVSALAQVVPTAAAIVLFTVLVRLALHPLARAAARGEKSRTRLAPQVAELNRRFKGEPEKQREALAELYRREKASPFAGCLPMLVQIPFFSVMYRLFTTPNDLLGHTAFGVPLGLHASAAHGAAQWLVFGALYAALAAVGLANFRRARRAIAAAPAPAPGATPQPGAALMPYLSFGTVLFAALVPLAAGLYLVTTTAWSAAERAWLHRDATAPAAALAAAA, encoded by the coding sequence ATGTCCGTCTTCGCCGTTCTCGACCCGGCCGTCCGCCTGGCGCACGACCTCGTCTCCGCGCTCGCCCAGGTGGTCCCGACCGCCGCCGCGATCGTCCTGTTCACCGTCCTCGTCCGCCTCGCCCTGCACCCGCTGGCCCGGGCCGCCGCCCGGGGCGAGAAGTCCCGCACCCGCCTCGCCCCGCAGGTGGCCGAGCTCAACCGGAGGTTCAAGGGCGAGCCCGAGAAGCAGCGCGAGGCTCTCGCCGAGCTGTACCGGCGCGAGAAGGCCTCACCGTTCGCGGGCTGCCTGCCGATGCTGGTGCAGATCCCGTTCTTCTCGGTGATGTACCGGCTGTTCACCACACCCAACGACCTGCTCGGCCACACCGCGTTCGGGGTGCCGCTCGGACTGCACGCGAGCGCCGCGCACGGCGCCGCCCAGTGGCTGGTGTTCGGCGCGCTGTACGCGGCGCTCGCGGCGGTGGGCCTCGCCAACTTCCGCCGGGCGCGGCGCGCGATCGCCGCCGCCCCCGCGCCCGCCCCCGGCGCCACCCCGCAACCCGGGGCGGCCCTGATGCCGTACCTGTCGTTCGGCACGGTGCTGTTCGCCGCGCTGGTGCCGCTGGCGGCCGGGCTCTACCTGGTCACCACCACCGCGTGGAGCGCCGCCGAGCGGGCCTGGCTGCACCGGGACGCGACGGCCCCGGCCGCGGCACTCGCGGCCGCCGCCTGA
- a CDS encoding DedA family protein, which translates to MDITALLGSSWICAVALFAVLGDAFVPFIPSGTLVILAVLNTARIDGAPLLLGLGVAMASFLGDILLLGLARRGAPSVRRRLEQRPQLAASVARVQQALDGRTTGAAAAIVVVARFVPAGRTVLDLAMGHSPEHPRKFLRWSALAALVWATYIVTLGWLNSHWFDTAWLSLVVSCAAATTISAAIARVVRRNRRLPVA; encoded by the coding sequence TTGGACATCACCGCACTGCTCGGATCCTCGTGGATCTGCGCCGTGGCGCTGTTCGCCGTTCTCGGCGACGCGTTCGTCCCCTTCATCCCGAGCGGGACCCTGGTCATCCTGGCCGTCCTGAACACCGCCCGCATCGACGGCGCCCCGCTGCTGCTCGGGCTCGGCGTCGCGATGGCCTCCTTCCTCGGTGACATCCTGCTGCTCGGCCTGGCCCGCCGGGGCGCGCCCTCGGTGCGCCGTCGCCTGGAGCAGCGGCCGCAGCTCGCGGCCAGCGTCGCGCGGGTGCAGCAGGCGCTGGACGGGCGGACCACCGGAGCCGCCGCGGCGATCGTCGTGGTGGCCCGTTTCGTGCCCGCCGGACGTACCGTGCTGGACCTCGCGATGGGGCACTCCCCCGAGCACCCGCGCAAGTTCCTGCGCTGGTCGGCACTGGCCGCGCTGGTCTGGGCGACCTACATCGTCACCCTGGGCTGGCTGAACAGCCACTGGTTCGACACCGCCTGGCTGAGCCTGGTGGTGTCCTGCGCCGCCGCCACCACGATCAGCGCGGCCATCGCCCGCGTGGTGCGCCGCAACCGCCGGCTCCCGGTCGCCTGA
- a CDS encoding HAD-IIA family hydrolase, which yields MADRKPIESWLTDMDGVLIHEGTPIPGAEEFLRRLQESGKPFLVLTNNSIYTPRDLSARLAGMGLNVPEERIWTSALATAKFLKGQRPGGTAYVIGESGLTTALYQAGYVLTDNNPDYVVLGETRTYSFEALTKAIRLINAGARFICTNPDETGPSTEGVLPATGSVAALITKATGVEPYFVGKPNPLMMREALNSAGAHSETAVMIGDRMDTDIVAGMEAGMETILVLTGLTAAQDVERFPYRPTRVVKSIADLIEMI from the coding sequence GTGGCAGACCGCAAGCCCATCGAGTCCTGGCTGACCGACATGGACGGTGTCCTCATCCACGAGGGAACGCCGATTCCCGGCGCGGAGGAGTTCCTCCGCCGCCTGCAGGAGTCCGGCAAGCCGTTCCTGGTACTCACCAACAACTCCATCTACACGCCGCGCGACCTCAGCGCCCGCCTGGCCGGCATGGGCCTGAACGTGCCGGAGGAGCGGATCTGGACCTCGGCGCTCGCCACCGCCAAGTTCCTCAAGGGCCAGCGCCCGGGCGGCACCGCGTACGTCATCGGGGAGTCCGGCCTGACCACCGCGCTCTACCAGGCCGGCTACGTGCTGACCGACAACAACCCGGACTACGTGGTGCTCGGTGAGACCCGCACCTACAGTTTCGAGGCGCTCACCAAGGCGATCCGCCTGATCAACGCGGGTGCCCGCTTCATCTGCACCAACCCGGACGAGACCGGCCCCTCCACCGAGGGCGTGCTGCCGGCCACCGGTTCGGTCGCCGCGCTGATCACCAAGGCGACCGGCGTCGAGCCGTACTTCGTCGGCAAGCCCAACCCGCTGATGATGCGCGAGGCGCTGAACAGCGCGGGCGCCCACTCGGAGACCGCCGTGATGATCGGCGACCGGATGGACACCGACATCGTGGCGGGCATGGAGGCCGGCATGGAGACCATCCTGGTGCTCACCGGCCTCACCGCGGCGCAGGACGTGGAGCGCTTCCCGTACCGGCCGACCCGGGTGGTCAAGTCGATCGCCGACCTGATCGAGATGATCTGA
- a CDS encoding DUF6412 domain-containing protein, which translates to MTLLATLLGLLRLLTGELLTGSAGLTAVAAAAALVLLSGVAAGALATGRLLGARAPATVRAATLRRRAFRTAFLPQRDPDARGRRRPRAPGAAPTAA; encoded by the coding sequence ATGACACTGCTCGCCACCCTGCTCGGCCTGCTGCGCCTGCTCACCGGCGAACTGCTCACCGGATCGGCCGGCCTGACCGCCGTGGCGGCCGCCGCCGCCCTGGTCCTGCTCTCCGGCGTGGCGGCCGGCGCCCTGGCGACCGGGCGACTGCTCGGAGCCCGCGCCCCCGCCACCGTGCGGGCCGCGACACTGCGCCGGCGCGCCTTCCGGACCGCCTTCCTCCCGCAGCGTGATCCGGACGCCCGGGGCCGCCGACGTCCCAGGGCCCCGGGCGCGGCCCCGACGGCCGCGTAA
- a CDS encoding OsmC family protein — MATTRTARTAWEGNLIDGKGQVTLASSGIGTYPVSWPARSEEPNGKTSPEELIAAAHSACFSMALSHGLAGAGTPPTKLDTQADVTFQPGTGITGIHLTVTGEVPGLDEAAFTKAAEDAKANCPVSQALTGTTITLTAKLA, encoded by the coding sequence GTGGCAACGACCCGCACCGCACGCACCGCTTGGGAAGGCAACCTGATCGACGGCAAGGGCCAGGTGACCCTCGCCTCGTCCGGTATCGGCACCTACCCCGTCTCCTGGCCGGCCCGCTCCGAGGAGCCGAACGGCAAGACCAGCCCCGAGGAGCTCATCGCGGCCGCGCACTCCGCCTGCTTCTCGATGGCGCTCTCGCACGGCCTGGCCGGCGCCGGCACGCCGCCCACCAAGCTCGACACCCAGGCCGACGTGACGTTCCAGCCCGGCACCGGCATCACCGGGATCCACCTCACCGTGACCGGCGAGGTGCCCGGCCTGGACGAGGCCGCCTTCACCAAGGCCGCCGAGGACGCCAAGGCGAACTGCCCGGTCAGCCAGGCCCTCACCGGGACGACCATCACGCTCACCGCCAAGCTGGCCTGA
- a CDS encoding Gfo/Idh/MocA family oxidoreductase, translated as MSTAFRTPFRVGLVGYGLAGSAFHAPLIATTPGLRLDAVVTANPERRANLRRDHPDARAVDTPEQLLADPEALDLVVIASPNRTHVPLARAAVRAGLATVVDKPLAATAASALELCEYAESRGVLLSVFQNRRWDGDFLTARHLVESGALGRVHRFESRFERFRPKPKAGWRELADPAEAGGTLYDLGSHLVDQAITLFGPVDTVYAEIDTRRDGAVVDDDSFLALTHAGGTRSHLWTSAITPLTGPRLRILGDRAGYVKFGMDPQEDALKAGRRPDGTHPWGADAETHHGAFGTDGSAAALPTYPGDYPAFYAGVATALATGTPPPVDPRDAVTTLTVLEAARASAATGTVVRPDARAPRGPAATPR; from the coding sequence ATGAGCACCGCCTTCCGTACCCCGTTCCGTGTCGGCCTGGTCGGTTACGGCCTGGCCGGCTCCGCCTTCCACGCTCCGCTCATCGCCACCACCCCGGGGCTGAGGCTGGACGCGGTGGTCACCGCCAACCCCGAGCGCCGCGCGAACCTGCGGCGCGATCATCCGGACGCCCGCGCCGTCGACACCCCCGAACAGCTGCTGGCCGACCCGGAGGCGCTGGACCTGGTCGTCATCGCCTCCCCCAACCGGACCCACGTCCCGCTGGCGCGGGCCGCCGTGCGGGCCGGACTGGCCACCGTGGTCGACAAGCCGCTGGCCGCCACCGCCGCCTCGGCCCTGGAGCTCTGCGAGTACGCCGAGAGCCGCGGGGTACTGCTCTCGGTGTTCCAGAACCGCCGCTGGGACGGCGACTTCCTGACCGCCCGCCACCTGGTCGAGAGCGGCGCCCTCGGCCGGGTGCACCGCTTCGAGTCCCGCTTCGAACGGTTCCGGCCCAAGCCGAAGGCCGGCTGGCGCGAGCTGGCCGACCCGGCCGAGGCCGGCGGCACCCTCTACGACCTGGGCAGCCACCTGGTCGACCAGGCGATCACCCTGTTCGGCCCGGTCGACACGGTCTACGCCGAGATCGACACCCGCCGCGACGGCGCGGTGGTCGACGACGACTCCTTCCTCGCGCTCACCCACGCCGGCGGCACCCGCTCCCACCTGTGGACCAGCGCCATCACCCCGCTGACCGGACCGCGCCTGCGGATCCTCGGCGACCGGGCCGGGTACGTGAAGTTCGGCATGGACCCGCAGGAGGACGCCCTGAAGGCCGGCCGCCGGCCCGACGGCACCCACCCCTGGGGCGCCGACGCCGAGACCCACCACGGCGCCTTCGGCACCGACGGGTCGGCCGCGGCGCTCCCCACCTACCCGGGCGACTACCCCGCCTTCTACGCGGGCGTCGCCACCGCGCTCGCCACCGGCACGCCGCCGCCGGTCGACCCCCGCGACGCGGTCACGACGCTGACCGTGCTGGAGGCGGCCCGCGCGTCCGCCGCCACCGGCACGGTGGTCAGGCCGGATGCCCGGGCCCCGCGCGGCCCGGCCGCTACACCGCGATGA
- the ung gene encoding uracil-DNA glycosylase: MTDTVEAGTGAGLELPQAWQEVLAAETGKPYFAELAAFVAAQRAEHQVFPPAGQEFSALEATPYDKVRVLVLGQDPYHDDNQAHGMSFSVLPGVRIPPSLRNMFKELDADLGVPAPDNGYLMHWAEQGVLLLNAVLTVRAHEANSHKGKGWEKFTDAVIKAVSDREEPVVFVLWGNYAKKKLPLIDTTRHVVVQGAHPSPLSARLFFGSRPFSQINEALGGFGVEPIDWRVPDVKNG, translated from the coding sequence GTGACGGACACTGTCGAGGCGGGCACGGGCGCCGGGCTGGAACTGCCGCAGGCCTGGCAGGAGGTGCTCGCCGCGGAGACGGGCAAGCCGTACTTCGCCGAGCTGGCGGCCTTCGTCGCCGCGCAGCGCGCCGAGCACCAGGTGTTCCCGCCGGCCGGGCAGGAGTTCTCCGCACTGGAGGCGACGCCGTACGACAAGGTCCGGGTGCTGGTCCTCGGACAGGACCCGTACCACGACGACAACCAGGCGCACGGGATGAGCTTCTCCGTGCTGCCGGGCGTCAGGATCCCGCCCTCGCTGCGCAACATGTTCAAGGAGCTGGACGCCGACCTCGGCGTGCCGGCCCCGGACAACGGCTACCTGATGCACTGGGCCGAGCAGGGCGTGCTGCTGCTCAACGCGGTGCTCACGGTGCGCGCCCACGAGGCCAACTCGCACAAGGGCAAGGGCTGGGAGAAGTTCACCGACGCCGTGATCAAGGCGGTCAGCGACCGCGAGGAGCCGGTGGTCTTCGTGCTCTGGGGCAACTACGCGAAGAAGAAGCTGCCGCTGATCGACACCACCCGCCACGTGGTGGTGCAGGGCGCGCACCCGTCGCCGCTGTCGGCCCGGCTGTTCTTCGGCAGCCGCCCCTTCTCGCAGATCAACGAGGCGCTGGGCGGCTTCGGCGTCGAGCCGATCGACTGGCGCGTACCGGACGTCAAGAACGGCTGA
- a CDS encoding putative bifunctional diguanylate cyclase/phosphodiesterase, which produces MPGQNEGADAHHQGVRHEGLRHIDDRRPWPHASGVPNGDALAPVAPVAPVAPVAPGTPGGDRYDRARHESGPRGAAATDAPKAVCPACSTPLPDHTDQLLEALRASESRFRAAFADAGIGMALIDSEDRVIEANPALAAMIGREVSELVRTHIHDIIEAEDTPRRLYRALVRGECDRLRMEKGLKHRDGRTVLSKVTLSLIRDGADRPLYTLAMVEDITEQRRLWDRLKYQALHDPLTRLPNRALFFERLDAACLPAHGRPPRGPAGGAGRTDSRRVGLCYLDLDGFAAVNETLGHHIGDQLLVAVAARLELGFARGEGRLVARLGGDEFAVLVTDSEGDDQLTALAAQLVKALEHPFEVAGHQLVVTASVGVVERPVAGTTPTDLVKDADATLYWSKADGRARWTLYDPDRGAHQLTRQLLTTALRPALERGEFSVEYQPLVGLADGSVHGAEALVRWRHPRYGTLSPDRFIPLAEASGAIVPLGKWVLEESCRQARRWLTEFPDAKTFVSVNLAARQIWDSDIVADVADALESSGLPAGLLQLEITESALLGPGGRPLQALQALADMDVRIAIDDFGTGYSNLAYLSRLPVHVLKLDGTFIEGFRDPGPGRPVQGARRTEADEQIVRAMVQLAHALGLTVTAEGIESAAQAERLRQTGCDTAQGWYFARPGEPEAVAAMLREAQAR; this is translated from the coding sequence GTGCCGGGCCAGAACGAGGGGGCCGACGCACACCACCAGGGCGTGCGGCACGAAGGACTGCGACACATCGACGACCGGCGTCCCTGGCCGCACGCGAGCGGCGTGCCGAACGGGGACGCTCTCGCGCCCGTCGCGCCCGTCGCGCCCGTCGCGCCCGTCGCCCCCGGCACGCCCGGCGGCGACCGGTACGACCGGGCCCGGCACGAGAGCGGCCCGCGTGGCGCGGCGGCCACCGACGCCCCGAAGGCCGTCTGCCCGGCCTGTTCCACACCCCTGCCCGACCACACCGACCAGCTGCTGGAGGCCCTGCGGGCCAGCGAGTCCCGGTTCCGGGCGGCCTTCGCCGACGCCGGTATCGGGATGGCCCTGATCGACTCCGAGGACCGGGTGATCGAGGCCAACCCGGCCCTGGCGGCGATGATCGGCCGCGAGGTCTCCGAGCTGGTCCGCACCCACATCCACGACATCATCGAGGCCGAGGACACGCCGCGCCGGCTCTACCGGGCGCTGGTGCGGGGCGAGTGCGACCGGCTGCGGATGGAGAAGGGGCTCAAGCACCGCGACGGGCGGACGGTCCTGAGCAAGGTGACCCTCTCCCTCATCCGGGACGGCGCGGACCGACCGCTGTACACCCTCGCCATGGTCGAGGACATCACCGAACAGCGCCGTCTCTGGGACCGCCTGAAGTACCAGGCCCTGCACGACCCGCTGACCCGGCTGCCGAACCGCGCCCTGTTCTTCGAGCGGCTCGACGCCGCCTGTCTCCCCGCGCACGGGCGGCCGCCGCGCGGCCCGGCCGGCGGCGCAGGGCGGACGGACAGCCGCCGGGTCGGGCTCTGCTACCTGGATCTGGACGGCTTCGCGGCCGTCAACGAGACGCTCGGCCACCACATCGGCGATCAGCTGCTGGTGGCGGTCGCCGCCCGGCTGGAGCTCGGCTTCGCCCGGGGCGAGGGACGGCTGGTGGCCCGCCTGGGCGGGGACGAGTTCGCCGTCCTGGTGACCGACAGCGAGGGCGACGATCAGCTCACCGCGCTCGCCGCGCAACTGGTCAAGGCTCTGGAGCACCCCTTCGAGGTGGCCGGGCACCAGCTGGTGGTGACCGCGAGCGTGGGCGTGGTGGAGCGCCCGGTGGCCGGGACCACCCCGACCGACCTGGTCAAGGACGCCGACGCGACGCTGTACTGGTCCAAGGCCGACGGCCGGGCCCGCTGGACGCTCTACGACCCGGACCGCGGAGCCCACCAGCTGACCCGCCAGCTGCTGACCACCGCTCTTCGCCCCGCCCTGGAACGCGGCGAGTTCTCGGTCGAGTACCAGCCGCTGGTGGGGCTCGCGGACGGGTCGGTGCACGGCGCGGAGGCGCTGGTCCGCTGGCGCCACCCCCGGTACGGGACGCTCTCACCGGACCGCTTCATCCCGCTCGCCGAGGCCTCCGGGGCGATCGTCCCGCTCGGCAAGTGGGTGCTGGAGGAGTCGTGCCGCCAGGCGCGGCGCTGGCTGACCGAGTTCCCGGACGCCAAGACCTTCGTCAGCGTCAACCTGGCGGCCCGCCAGATCTGGGACTCCGACATCGTCGCGGACGTCGCCGACGCACTGGAGAGCTCGGGACTGCCGGCCGGGCTGCTCCAGCTGGAGATCACCGAGAGCGCCCTGCTCGGGCCCGGCGGGCGGCCGCTCCAGGCGCTCCAGGCGCTGGCCGACATGGACGTCCGGATCGCGATCGACGACTTCGGGACGGGCTACTCCAACCTGGCCTACCTCTCCCGGCTGCCGGTGCACGTGCTCAAACTGGACGGCACCTTCATCGAGGGCTTCCGCGACCCTGGTCCCGGACGGCCCGTGCAGGGTGCCCGGCGCACCGAGGCGGACGAGCAGATCGTCCGCGCGATGGTGCAGCTCGCGCACGCGCTCGGGCTGACCGTCACGGCCGAGGGCATCGAGAGCGCGGCCCAGGCCGAGCGGCTGCGGCAGACCGGGTGCGACACGGCGCAGGGCTGGTACTTCGCCCGGCCGGGCGAGCCCGAGGCGGTCGCCGCCATGCTGCGCGAGGCCCAGGCCCGCTGA
- a CDS encoding LLM class flavin-dependent oxidoreductase — translation MTTEDQHSPQPGQPAGRDAAPGAAAVHGVARGTAPAPLSILDLATVGAGHTPGEALAATTELARSAESWGYHRFWVAEHHGMPGVASSTPAVLLAHLGAHTSTLRLGSGGVMLPNHAPLAVAEQFGLLEALHPGRIDLGLGRAPGTDQATARALRRGRAEGADDFPQELAELTHFLDGDFPDGHPYARLTAVPKGEGRPPIWLLGSSGFSARLAGRLGLPFAFAHHFSGNNTLPALDLYRSSFRPSEVLAEPYALIGVSAVAADDEEQARRLARSAGLGMLRLRRGDPGPIPTPEEAQAYPYSPAEADFMDDWLSRVVLGAPGEVADGLEALRKLTGADELMVTSHIHGHRARHRSYGLIAEAYGLTAGAGA, via the coding sequence ATGACCACCGAGGACCAGCACTCACCCCAGCCCGGGCAGCCCGCCGGCCGTGACGCCGCCCCCGGTGCGGCCGCCGTGCACGGGGTGGCCCGCGGCACCGCGCCCGCGCCGCTGTCGATCCTCGACCTCGCCACCGTCGGCGCCGGCCACACCCCGGGCGAGGCGCTCGCCGCGACCACCGAACTGGCCCGCAGCGCCGAGAGCTGGGGCTACCACCGCTTCTGGGTCGCGGAGCACCACGGCATGCCCGGCGTGGCCAGCTCCACCCCCGCCGTCCTGCTCGCCCACCTCGGCGCGCACACCAGCACCCTGCGGCTGGGCTCCGGCGGCGTCATGCTGCCCAACCACGCCCCGCTCGCCGTCGCCGAGCAGTTCGGCCTGCTGGAGGCGCTCCACCCGGGCCGGATCGACCTGGGCCTCGGCCGCGCCCCGGGGACGGACCAGGCCACCGCCCGGGCCCTGCGCCGGGGCCGGGCCGAGGGCGCCGACGACTTCCCGCAGGAGCTCGCCGAGCTGACGCACTTCCTGGACGGCGACTTTCCGGACGGGCACCCCTACGCCCGGCTGACCGCCGTCCCCAAGGGCGAGGGCAGGCCGCCGATCTGGCTGCTCGGTTCGTCCGGTTTCAGCGCCCGGCTGGCCGGCCGGCTCGGTCTGCCGTTCGCCTTCGCCCACCACTTCAGTGGCAACAACACGCTGCCCGCGCTCGACCTCTACCGCTCCAGCTTCCGTCCCTCCGAGGTGCTCGCCGAGCCGTACGCCCTGATCGGGGTCAGTGCGGTCGCCGCCGACGACGAGGAGCAGGCCCGTCGGCTGGCCCGCTCGGCGGGGCTCGGGATGCTCAGGCTGCGCCGGGGCGACCCGGGCCCGATCCCGACGCCGGAGGAGGCGCAGGCGTACCCGTACAGCCCGGCCGAGGCGGACTTCATGGACGACTGGCTCTCCAGGGTCGTCCTGGGCGCGCCCGGCGAGGTGGCCGACGGCCTGGAGGCGCTGCGCAAGCTGACCGGGGCGGACGAGCTGATGGTCACCTCGCACATCCACGGCCACCGGGCGCGGCACCGCTCCTACGGTCTGATCGCCGAGGCCTACGGCCTGACCGCGGGCGCCGGGGCCTGA